The genome window GACTTTTCGCCAAACTGGCAACTGCGCGTGGCGGCGTTCAATGTCGACCCGGACAGTAACGGCAACTCCAGCCGCGCCTGGCGCCTGGACCCCAAACGCACCACCGGCACGGTGGTACCGATCGAGCTGGTCTACAAACATGCGGGCTCGCTGCCGGGTGAATACAAGCTGGGTTACTACTACGACAGCTCCGACGTCAAACGCATCGGCAGCAACAACACCGTGAGCGGTCGCGGCGGCCACTACCTGCTGATTGACCAGGCGGTGTGGGCCTCCCGCTCATCGGCCGGTCGCGCGCTGCATGCCTTCGGCCAATACTCGGCCGCCAGCGAAGCCGCCTCGCCGTTCAGCAAGTGGTATGGCGCAGGCGTGGTGCTGTACAAACCGTTTGAAGGCCGCCCGCGCGACACCGTTGCCCTGGGTTATGGCCGTGCGGTGCCGAACCCGCGCAGCCGCGATGTGCAGGCGTTGGCCGCGTTCAACGCGGGCACGGAGTACCCGAACCTGAACAACGCCGAGCAGCTGATCGAACTCAGTTACGGCTACCAGGCCACGCCGTGGCTGACGTTGCGCCCGGATGTGCAATACATCATCGAGCCGGGGGCGTTTTCGGGGGTGGATATCGATAATGCATTGGTACTGGGCTTGCAGGTCAAAGCGCTGTTCTAAAGGCCGGCACGCGGCAAACAATCACCCAAGGTGTTCCTGAATTACGCGGACACAGGGGCGCCCTGCTGATATTCCCGTGGCGTACACCCAAACTCGCGCCGAAACACGGTGTGCAGGTACTGCGCCGATTTAAAGCCACACCGTGTCGCCACCTCGGCAATCGCCAGGGTCTGATTTTCCAGACCCTTGGCGGCGGCCGCGAGTTTGAAGCGCAGGATCTCATCGTGCACGCTGCAGCCACGCGCCTTGCGAAAGTGTGATTCGAGGGAGGAGCGCGACACACCGACATAGGCCGCCACCTGGGCGGTCTTGATGCCCTGGCAGGCGTATTGGCGGATGAACAACAGCGCCTGCATCACGTACGGGTTGCCCAACGGTTGATGCAAGCTGGACGCCTGCACATTGATCGCATCCGGTGGCACCAGAATCTGCGTGCCCGCGCAGGGTTTGCCGTGCAGCATCTGGTGCAGCAGCGCGGCAGCGGTGCGGCCCATGGTCTCGGTGCCCTGGATGACTGAGCTCAACGGCACCCGCGTCAGCGTGCGGGTCAGCGGGTCATTGTCGATGCCAATCAACGCCACTTGTTCCGGCACCGCGATGCCGGCGGTGAGGCAGGCTTGCAGCAGTTGCCGCGCACGGGCGTCGGTGACGGCGATGATGCCGATGGGCTTGGGCAAACTGTGCAGCCAGGCAATCTGTTGCTCCACGGCGCTGTCCCACAACGGCGCGCTGGTGCCCAGGCCGCGATAGACCTCGACGTGCAGGCCATCACGTTGCAACAAGCTGCGGAAGGCATTCTCGCGTTCCTGGGCCCAGCGATTGGCCTGGGCTTGCGGCAGGCTGAAGCAGGCGAAGCGGCTCAAGCCGGCCTCGATCAAATGCTCGTACGCCATCCGCATCAACGCATGGTTGTCAGTGGCGACATAGGGAATGCCCGTGGGGTAGGCGCGCGCATCCTGATAGGAGCCGCCCACGGCCACCACGGGAAGCTTGATGTCGGCCAGCGCCTCGCCGATCAGCGGGTCGTCGAAGTCGGCAATGATGCCGTCGCCCTGCCAGCGTTCGATGCCTTTGAGGCGACACAAAAAGTCCTCCTCCAGGAACAGATCCCATGACACGCGCGTGCTGCTCAGGTAATTACCGATGCCAGTAATGATGCCGCGGTCGTAAATCTTGCTGCCATTGAACAGCAGGGCAATGCGGTGAACAGGCGGAAGGGTTTTCATTGTTTTTATCCTTAAAGCCGGTCGTCACAGCCTAGACCTCTCTACTCAAAATCGCACCACACCTTGGTGATTTTCATAATCGGCAGGCCCGATGCCGTTGCTAGTATCGAGTCACCGCCAAGAACAATAAGGAAATCGCCATGCCGTACTTCCCCGGTGTCGAGAAGGTTCGCTTCGAAGGCCCCGACAGCGACGCTGCCCTCGCCTTTCGCCACTATGACGCCAGCAAAATCATCCTCGGCAAACCCATGCGCGAGCACCTGCGCATGGCCGCCTGCTATTGGCACACCTTTGTGTGGCCGGGCGCGGATATGTTTGGCGTAGGCACCTTCAAGCGCCCCTGGCAGCGCAGCGGCGACCCGCTGGAACTGGCCATCGGCAAGGCGGAAGCGGCGTTCGAGTTTTTCTCCAAACTGGGCATCGATTACTACAGCTTCCACGACACGGACGTCGCCCCCGAAGGCAGCTCGCTCAAGGAATACCGCAACCATTTTGCGCAAATGGTCGACCACCTGGAGCGCCACCAGGAACAGACCGGCATCCAATTGCTGTGGGGCACCGCCAACTGCTTCAGCAACCCGCGCTTTGCCGCCGGCGCAGCCAGCAACCCGGACCCGGAGGTGTTTGCCTACGCCGCCGCGCAGGTGTTCAGCGCGATGAACGCCACGCTGCGGCTCAAGGGTGCCAACTATGTGCTGTGGGGCGGCCGCGAGGGCTACGAAACCCTGCTGAACACGGACCTGAAACGCGAGCGCGAACAGCTCGGACGCTTTATGCGCATGGTGGTGGAGCACAAGCACAAGATCGGTTTCAAAGGCGACCTGTTGATTGAGCCCAAGCCCCAGGAGCCGACCAAACACCAATACGATTACGACAGCGCCACGGTGTTCGGTTTCCTGCACGAGTACGGCCTGGAACACGAGATCAAAGTGAATATCGAGGCCAACCACGCGACCCTGGCCGGGCACAGTTTTCACCATGAAATTGCCACCGCCGTGTCCCTGGGGATTTTCGGCAGTATCGACGCCAACCGTGGCGACCCGCAGAACGGCTGGGACACCGACCAGTTCCCCAACAGTGTCGAAGAGATGACCCTGGCCACCTATGAAATCCTCAAGGCCGGTGGGTTCAAGAACGGCGGCTACAATTTCGATTCCAAAGTACGCCGCCAGAGCCTGGACGATGTCGACCTGTTCCACGGCCACGTCGCCGCTATGGACGTGCTGGCGCTGGCGCTGGAGCGCGCAGCGGCGATGGTGCAGAACGACCGGCTGCAGCAGTTCAAGGACCAGCGTTATGCCGGTTGGAACCAGCCACTGGGCCAGGCGGTCTTGGCCGGCGAGTTCAGCCTGGCATCGTTGGCCGAGCACGCGTTTGCCCATGAGCTGAACCCGCAGGCTGTGAGTGGCCGTCAGGAGATGCTCGAAGGTGTGGTCAACCGGTTTATCTATCGGTGACATTTGCACGACAAATCTGTGCCCAGGGCGTCGAGAGACGCTCTACAGTTCTACCCGCATCACGCTGTGTCTTTCCAACAACAATAAAAGGACGCACCACCATGAAAGCATTCAAACGCACCCTGCTCGCCACTGCCCTGGCCCTGCTCGCCCTGCCGGTGATGGCCGATTCCGCCCATCCCAAAATCGGCTTCTCGATTGACGACTTGCGCCTGGAACGCTGGTCACGTGACCGTGATTACTTCGTCGCCGCCGCCGAAAAACTCGACGCCAAAGTCTTCGTACAGTCGGCGGATGCCAATGAACAGAAGCAAATCTCGCAGATCGAAAACCTCATCTCCCGAGGCGTCGATGTGATCGTTATCGTGCCGTTCAACGCTACCGTGCTGACCAACGCCGTCGCCGAAGCCAAGAAGGCCGGCATCAAGGTGGTGTCCTATGACCGCCTGATCCTCAACGCCGATATCGACGCCTATATTTCCTTCGATAACGAAAAAGTCGGCGAGATGCAGGCCAACGGCGTGCTGCAAGCGGCGCCCAAAGGCAACTACTTCCTGCTCGGCGGCGCGCCCACCGACAACAACGCCAAGGTGCTGCGCGAAGGCCAGATGAAAGTGCTGCAACCGGCCATCGACAAGGGCGACATCAAGGTTGTCGGCCAGCAGTGGGTCAAGGAATGGAACCCCACCGAAGCCTTGAGCATCGTCGAAAACGCCCTGACCCGAAACAACAACAAAATCGACGCCATCGTCGCCTCCAACGACGCGACCGCCGGCGGCGCGATCCAGGCCCTGGCCGCGCAGAAACTCGCGGGCAAAGTGCCGATTTCCGGCCAGGACGCCGACCTCGCCGCCGTCAAGCGCGTGATCGACGGCACCCAGACCATGACCGTTTACAAGCCACTGAAACTGATTGCCTCGGAAGCGGCGAAACTCTCGGTGCAGCTGGCGCGCAATGAGAAACCCACCTACAGCTCGCAATACGACAACGGCAGCAAGAAGGTCGACACCATCCTGCTCACGCCTACGCCGTTGACCAAGGCCAATATCGATCTGCTGGAGAAAGACGGGTTCTATACCAAAGAGCAGATTGCCGGGCAGTGACCGCCATGGCCGACTACTTGCTGCAAATGAACGGCATCGTCAAAACCTTTGGCGGTGTCAAGGCGCTGAACGGCATCGATATCAAGGTACGGCCGGGGGAATGTGTCGGCCTGTGCGGTGAAAACGGTGCGGGCAAATCCACCTTGATGAAGGTGCTGTCGGCGGTTTACCCCTATGGCACCTGGGACGGTGAAATCCTCTGGGACGGGCAGCCACTCAAGGCCCAGTCGATCAGCGAAACCGAGGCCGCGGGCATCGTCATTATTCACCAGGAATTGACCCTGGTGCCGGACCTGTCGGTGGCCGAAAACATCTTTATGGGCCACGAACTGACCCTCCCCGGCGGGCGCATGAACTACCCGGCGATGCTGCAGCGCGCCGAAGCGTTAATGCGCGAACTCAAGGTGCCGGACATGAACGTGGCGCTGCCGGTTTCACAGTACGGCGGCGGCTACCAGCAACTGGTGGAAATCGCCAAGGCCTTGAACAAACAGGCGCGCCTGTTGATTCTCGACGAGCCCTCCTCGGCCCTGACCCGCTCGGAAATCGAGGTGCTGCTCGACATCATCCGAGGCCTCAAGGCCAAGGGCGTGGCGTGCGTGTACATTTCCCACAAGCTCGATGAAGTCGCGGCGGTGTGCGACACCATCGCGGTGATCCGCGATGGTCAACACATTGCGACCACCGCCATGGCCGATATGGATATCCCGCAGATCATCACGCAAATGGTCGGGCGCGAAATGAGCAACCTCTACCCCACCGAGCCCCACGAGGTGGGCGAGGTGATTTTCGAGGCGCGCAACGTCACCTGCTATGACGTCGATAACCCCAAGCGCAAGCGCGTCGACGCTATTTCCTTCGTGCTCAAGCGCGGCGAAATCCTCGGCATTGCCGGGCTGGTGGGTGCCGGGCGCACGGAGCTGGTATCGGCACTGTTCGGTGCCTACCCCGGCCGCCACACCTGCGAGGTGTGGCTGGACGGCCAACTGATCGACACGCGCACGCCGCTCAAATCGATTCGCGCCGGGCTGTGCATGGTGCCCGAGGACCGCAAGCGCCAAGGCATCATTCCCGACTTCGGGGTGGGCCAGAACATCACCCTGGCGGTGCTCGACCGCTACGCACACCTGACCCGCATCGACGCCGAGGCCGAACTGGGCAGCATCGACCAGCAAATCGCGCGCATGCACCTCAAGACCGCCAGCCCGTTCTTGCCGATCACCAGCCTGTCCGGCGGCAATCAGCAAAAGGCCGTGCTGGCGAAAATGCTCATGGCCAAGCCGCGTGTACTGATCCTCGATGAGCCGACACGCGGGGTCGACGTAGGCGCCAAATATGAGATCTACAAGCTGATGGGCGCACTGGCTGCCGAGGGCGTGTCGATCATCATGGTGTCCTCGGAACTGGCCGAAGTGCTCGGCGTGTCCAACCGCGTGCTGGTGATCGGTGAAGGTCAGTTGCGCGGTGACTTCGTCAACCAGGGCCTGACCCAGGAACAGGTGCTCGCCGCCGCGCTCAGCCAACACAATAACCCTCGGAAGACCGCGTAGATGAATCAGGTCAAACAGCTTTTTACCCGCTACAAAATGCTCGCCCTGGTGATTGCCGTGGCGATCATCTGGCTGTTTTTCAGCTGGCAGACCGACGGCGGCTTTGTGACGCCGCGCAACCTCTCCAACCTGCTGCGGCAGATGTCCATCACCGGGATTCTGGCGTGCGGCATGGTGCTGGTGATCATCAGCGGCGAGATCGATTTGTCGGTGGGCTCGTTGCTCGGGTTGTTGGGCGGCCTGGCGGCGATTCTGGACGTGGTCTATCACCTGCCGCTGCTGGCCAACCTGAGCCTGGTGGCGCTGTGCGGCTTGATGATCGGCCTGGCCAACGGTTACATGACCGCCTACCTGCGCATACCCTCATTCATTGTCGGCCTGGGCGGCATGCTGGCGTTTCGCGGCATCCTGCTGGGCATCACCGGCGGCACCACCATTGCGCCCGTGTCGCCGTCGCTGGTGTATGTGGGCCAAGGGTATCTGCCGCACAACGTCGGCGTGGGGCTCGGCGTGTTGCTCTTTGCCTTGACGCTGTTCCTGACCTGGAAACAACGGCGCAACCGCGCGCTGCATGGCCTGGCCGCCCACGCCCTGGTGCGCGACCTATTGCGCGTGGCGCTGATCGGCGCCGTGCTGGCGGGCTTCGTCACCACCCTCAACAGCTACGACGGTATTCCGGTGCCAGTGCTGCTGTTGCTGGTGCTGCTCGGCGTGTTCAGTTACGTCACCAGCCAGACCGTGTTCGGCCGCCGCGTGTATGCGGTGGGCAGCAACATGGAGGCCACGCGCCTGTCCGGTATCAATGTGCAGGCGGTAAAGCTGTGGATCTTCGGCATCATGGGCGTGATGTGCGCCCTCGCCGGCATGGTCAACACCGCCCGCCTCGCCGCCGGTTCGCCCTCGGCGGGCAACATGGGCGAACTCGACGCCATCGCCGCCTGCTTTATCGGCGGCACCTCCATGCGCGGCGGCTCCGGCACGGTGTATGGCGCGTTACTTGGGGCGTTGGTGATTACCAGCCTGGACAATGGGATGTCGATGCTGGACGTGGACAGTTACTGGCAGATGATTGTGAAAGGCAGCATTCTGGTGCTGGCGGTGTGGGTCGATGTGAGTACCCGGGCCGGGCGGCGCTGACGCAGCGCAATAAAAAAGCCACTCGAATGAGTGGCTTCTTATTGGCGGGTCGATTAACTCAGCACTACATCACGCATTGGCGGGATGTAACCGTAGTCGTAGGCCTCCTGCACAAACGAACGGTCACCCTTCAATACAATCCTCACGGTGGGCGCCTCAGTGCCGCCGATGCGGTAGTCGTCGCCGGTGGTGGGCACGCTGTCGATAAACGACGTCACCAGGCCATTGGGCATCACGCAATGGGAATACGTCTGGAACGGCTGCGACGGTGGGTTGCCAAGCACCAACCCCGAGCCATTCATCGGCGTATAGGGGCCAAACAGATGCTCGCTCACAAAACCGTAGACGCCATCCGGCCCCGTCACGCCGTCCGCGTAGGTGAACTTATGACTGATGGTGAACAGGTAGTACTGGTTGTCCTGGAACACGTAATGCGGGCGTTCGGTTTGATCGTTCACGCCAACCGCCGTCACCAGTGGCGGCAGGATTTCCCATTCTTCACCGCTGAGGTCCTTGGCCACGGCGATGCCAATGCAACCGACCTGATACCGCGCACCGCCGACATCTTCATGGCCAGGCGGCACCAGACCGAGTTCATCCGGGCCCACCGCGTGAGTGCCGCGTTCACCCGCGACATTGCCTTCAAACACCATGTACAACTTGCCGTCGTTGGGGTCGATAAACGGGCTGGGGTCGCGAAAGTTCCACGTCGCGTTCTGCGCTTCGGTCTGGTAATACGTGCCGTCGGCCTCGAACAGCGGTTTGACTTCAGTAAAGCCCTCAAGGGTAACGCCGCTGTCGGAGGTGACCACCCGGCCCCTGACCTTGGCAATGGTGGCCCCCGGGGTTACGCAGGTGTAATACAGGTCGATATCGCCGTGGTTGTTGATCAGGATCGGTGTGCCTGCCCATTCACGGGTAGTCGGCGAAACCCCTTCGGCCATCACGCGGCCGCCGAAGACCCAGTCCTTGCCGGTGCGTGAGTACCAGTAGCAAATGCGCGCATGGCCGTGGCGGTCTTCCCAATCACGCTTGATGTCGTAACGGCCATCGGCGTTGATAAATTGTGGATCATGCGGGCGACGGTCTGCAGTCAAGGTGAAGATAACCGACCAACCATCGACCGATACCACCGTGCCATCCAATTCACGCAATGGCATGGTGTCCCAAATAAACACGGTGTCACTCATGACAGGAAAGTCAGGACTCACTAACGGCTGTGTGGTCGTCGGGTCATTTTCATTAACTTTAAGCGCATCGGCCCGAGTCCAACGCGTGGGTGTGTGATTCGCATGTTTCATGATGATGTCCTTTTACTGACGCTTTAGTGACAAGCGAAGATTAAATAACACTCACAGCCGGCAACTTGATGCCAGCTGAAAAGAGCGAGCGGTTATGCGCTCAATAAGTGCGAAACAAGGTTTAACATGTACGCCTATCGATCACAACATGAAGAATTATTTAAGCCACAAGTGCCATCACTGTATTGATATCCTTGATATAAAAACAGTGGCACTGCGCATGAACAACCTGATCAATAGAAAGTGAGCTACTCAACTACCAAACACCAGCGCTACCGCCTGAGCGCCCGCGTGCTTTTGCGTGAATTCCTTGGCCTGAGCCGCGGTTTTCAAGGTGTAGTTATAGTTGGAACGCGCTGTCCACTTGGCATCAGGCGACTTCTGGTTGGTGATGGCGGGCACACTGTTGGTGTCGGTGAACGTGCCAGTGCCTTTATCGTCCAACATGCCGTTATTCTGGCTGCCCTCGCCGAAGTAATTACTTTCAGAAAGGATATTGGCGTTCTGCGCCAGGGTAAAACCCAAGTGGAAGTTGTTCACGTAGTTGTTATATACGTGGAAATAACCGTAACGCATCAAACCCGGCGCGCGCACTTCCATGTTGTCGAAGCGGTTATGGCACAGGGTAAGGCGCGGGTAACCGTTGAACGCGGGGTTGTTGTCATCGGCCGGGTGGCCGAAGATCAAGCCGTACTTGTGGTTACCAAAAAAGCAGTTGCTGATGGTCGCGTAGTCGGCCTTTTCACCGATATACACCAGTTTATCTTCACTGCCGTCCGTGGTGGACCAGCTGTGGCCGACAAAAGAGCAATGGTCGATCCAGTATTGACTGCCGTAGTTCAGGTACACCTGGATATCGTCATTGGCCTTAATACTTGCCGAATGCTTGAAGATAATGTTTTGCAGAATAATATTCTGCGACTGCGCCGTGGCACGCAGGTGGATGTTCTCCAGCGTGCGGTTCTGGAAGGAGCCGATCAGGGTCTTGTTAGCCCCCATGTTCACTTTGGTCAGGCTTGCCGCCGAGATATTGCTGTTGATCACCAGCACCCGCGGGGTGGTGTCGCCAATATTGGCTTTGAGTTGGTCCAGCGTGGTGATACTGACCACCTGGCCCGCCCAGCCACCGGTGACTTTTGCCGCAAGGGCGAAACCGGTCAAGCCGGTGAGCTTGCTTTCTGGATACGACATGAGATCCCTCTCTTTCATAAAAAGCGGCTCGACGGTGCGAGCCCGCGCATTCAAGTTAATCCGTTAACTTGCACACAGTGTTTGGCGTGGCGGGTGATGCCGAGGTTGGCTGATCAGCGCTTAAACACTGTGTTTATATACAGTATTGGACATTGAGTACGCCGTCAACACGCGATCACACCCAATGAGTAGGAAATCGCCTTTTTTGCTGGTTTTTAAAAGGCCAGCAAGGCGCTTCGCTTTTAATTGCAGGACGTTTCCTAGACAATCCGTGCCGCCTTGCGCCTGTTGGAATCGATGGCTAGTCTGCGCTCCGTCACTGCTCATCAGTGATCGGGTTTAGTCGCTCGGATGGCACAAGGCGCATGGTCACATGAAGTTTTATGGTGGCTGTGCGCAGGGCACCTTCGGGTGCGCCGGATTTACCTTGTGGCCGGTCGACTAACCTGCGTACAGCCGCCACCCATCGTTTAGTCGCGACAGG of Pseudomonas fluorescens contains these proteins:
- a CDS encoding carbohydrate porin yields the protein MTSTSQRPIGRLVLGLAFAAALPAQADDTTLTGDWGGLRRELDAQGIRFTGDYSGETAYNADGGLHRAARYSQNIKLGVQLDLGKLYGLTNGDRIQLTINDRRGNSASEDLVGNRLPIQENYGGLYTRLTELSYERTLFTPALNIKLGYMAMGNDLGGLDSGILCNFMNAGFCGHPLNMSGGSGWTNYPNARLGARVKYDFSPNWQLRVAAFNVDPDSNGNSSRAWRLDPKRTTGTVVPIELVYKHAGSLPGEYKLGYYYDSSDVKRIGSNNTVSGRGGHYLLIDQAVWASRSSAGRALHAFGQYSAASEAASPFSKWYGAGVVLYKPFEGRPRDTVALGYGRAVPNPRSRDVQALAAFNAGTEYPNLNNAEQLIELSYGYQATPWLTLRPDVQYIIEPGAFSGVDIDNALVLGLQVKALF
- a CDS encoding XylR family transcriptional regulator, with the translated sequence MKTLPPVHRIALLFNGSKIYDRGIITGIGNYLSSTRVSWDLFLEEDFLCRLKGIERWQGDGIIADFDDPLIGEALADIKLPVVAVGGSYQDARAYPTGIPYVATDNHALMRMAYEHLIEAGLSRFACFSLPQAQANRWAQERENAFRSLLQRDGLHVEVYRGLGTSAPLWDSAVEQQIAWLHSLPKPIGIIAVTDARARQLLQACLTAGIAVPEQVALIGIDNDPLTRTLTRVPLSSVIQGTETMGRTAAALLHQMLHGKPCAGTQILVPPDAINVQASSLHQPLGNPYVMQALLFIRQYACQGIKTAQVAAYVGVSRSSLESHFRKARGCSVHDEILRFKLAAAAKGLENQTLAIAEVATRCGFKSAQYLHTVFRREFGCTPREYQQGAPVSA
- the xylA gene encoding xylose isomerase, with translation MPYFPGVEKVRFEGPDSDAALAFRHYDASKIILGKPMREHLRMAACYWHTFVWPGADMFGVGTFKRPWQRSGDPLELAIGKAEAAFEFFSKLGIDYYSFHDTDVAPEGSSLKEYRNHFAQMVDHLERHQEQTGIQLLWGTANCFSNPRFAAGAASNPDPEVFAYAAAQVFSAMNATLRLKGANYVLWGGREGYETLLNTDLKREREQLGRFMRMVVEHKHKIGFKGDLLIEPKPQEPTKHQYDYDSATVFGFLHEYGLEHEIKVNIEANHATLAGHSFHHEIATAVSLGIFGSIDANRGDPQNGWDTDQFPNSVEEMTLATYEILKAGGFKNGGYNFDSKVRRQSLDDVDLFHGHVAAMDVLALALERAAAMVQNDRLQQFKDQRYAGWNQPLGQAVLAGEFSLASLAEHAFAHELNPQAVSGRQEMLEGVVNRFIYR
- the xylF gene encoding D-xylose ABC transporter substrate-binding protein, producing the protein MKAFKRTLLATALALLALPVMADSAHPKIGFSIDDLRLERWSRDRDYFVAAAEKLDAKVFVQSADANEQKQISQIENLISRGVDVIVIVPFNATVLTNAVAEAKKAGIKVVSYDRLILNADIDAYISFDNEKVGEMQANGVLQAAPKGNYFLLGGAPTDNNAKVLREGQMKVLQPAIDKGDIKVVGQQWVKEWNPTEALSIVENALTRNNNKIDAIVASNDATAGGAIQALAAQKLAGKVPISGQDADLAAVKRVIDGTQTMTVYKPLKLIASEAAKLSVQLARNEKPTYSSQYDNGSKKVDTILLTPTPLTKANIDLLEKDGFYTKEQIAGQ
- the xylG gene encoding D-xylose ABC transporter ATP-binding protein codes for the protein MADYLLQMNGIVKTFGGVKALNGIDIKVRPGECVGLCGENGAGKSTLMKVLSAVYPYGTWDGEILWDGQPLKAQSISETEAAGIVIIHQELTLVPDLSVAENIFMGHELTLPGGRMNYPAMLQRAEALMRELKVPDMNVALPVSQYGGGYQQLVEIAKALNKQARLLILDEPSSALTRSEIEVLLDIIRGLKAKGVACVYISHKLDEVAAVCDTIAVIRDGQHIATTAMADMDIPQIITQMVGREMSNLYPTEPHEVGEVIFEARNVTCYDVDNPKRKRVDAISFVLKRGEILGIAGLVGAGRTELVSALFGAYPGRHTCEVWLDGQLIDTRTPLKSIRAGLCMVPEDRKRQGIIPDFGVGQNITLAVLDRYAHLTRIDAEAELGSIDQQIARMHLKTASPFLPITSLSGGNQQKAVLAKMLMAKPRVLILDEPTRGVDVGAKYEIYKLMGALAAEGVSIIMVSSELAEVLGVSNRVLVIGEGQLRGDFVNQGLTQEQVLAAALSQHNNPRKTA
- a CDS encoding sugar ABC transporter permease — its product is MNQVKQLFTRYKMLALVIAVAIIWLFFSWQTDGGFVTPRNLSNLLRQMSITGILACGMVLVIISGEIDLSVGSLLGLLGGLAAILDVVYHLPLLANLSLVALCGLMIGLANGYMTAYLRIPSFIVGLGGMLAFRGILLGITGGTTIAPVSPSLVYVGQGYLPHNVGVGLGVLLFALTLFLTWKQRRNRALHGLAAHALVRDLLRVALIGAVLAGFVTTLNSYDGIPVPVLLLLVLLGVFSYVTSQTVFGRRVYAVGSNMEATRLSGINVQAVKLWIFGIMGVMCALAGMVNTARLAAGSPSAGNMGELDAIAACFIGGTSMRGGSGTVYGALLGALVITSLDNGMSMLDVDSYWQMIVKGSILVLAVWVDVSTRAGRR
- a CDS encoding glycoside hydrolase family 68 protein, translated to MKHANHTPTRWTRADALKVNENDPTTTQPLVSPDFPVMSDTVFIWDTMPLRELDGTVVSVDGWSVIFTLTADRRPHDPQFINADGRYDIKRDWEDRHGHARICYWYSRTGKDWVFGGRVMAEGVSPTTREWAGTPILINNHGDIDLYYTCVTPGATIAKVRGRVVTSDSGVTLEGFTEVKPLFEADGTYYQTEAQNATWNFRDPSPFIDPNDGKLYMVFEGNVAGERGTHAVGPDELGLVPPGHEDVGGARYQVGCIGIAVAKDLSGEEWEILPPLVTAVGVNDQTERPHYVFQDNQYYLFTISHKFTYADGVTGPDGVYGFVSEHLFGPYTPMNGSGLVLGNPPSQPFQTYSHCVMPNGLVTSFIDSVPTTGDDYRIGGTEAPTVRIVLKGDRSFVQEAYDYGYIPPMRDVVLS
- a CDS encoding pectate lyase family protein, with product MSYPESKLTGLTGFALAAKVTGGWAGQVVSITTLDQLKANIGDTTPRVLVINSNISAASLTKVNMGANKTLIGSFQNRTLENIHLRATAQSQNIILQNIIFKHSASIKANDDIQVYLNYGSQYWIDHCSFVGHSWSTTDGSEDKLVYIGEKADYATISNCFFGNHKYGLIFGHPADDNNPAFNGYPRLTLCHNRFDNMEVRAPGLMRYGYFHVYNNYVNNFHLGFTLAQNANILSESNYFGEGSQNNGMLDDKGTGTFTDTNSVPAITNQKSPDAKWTARSNYNYTLKTAAQAKEFTQKHAGAQAVALVFGS